One window from the genome of Deltaproteobacteria bacterium encodes:
- a CDS encoding Smr/MutS family protein produces the protein MFSPRDAASVTEEYLLACREAGIFEVRIIHGKGKGVLRRTVHGLLSRHPMVLDFHLDSSASGWGATLVRLRPE, from the coding sequence ATGTTTTCGCCCCGGGATGCCGCCTCGGTGACGGAGGAGTATCTCCTCGCCTGCCGTGAGGCGGGAATTTTCGAGGTTCGCATAATCCACGGAAAGGGGAAAGGGGTCCTGAGGCGGACGGTTCATGGCCTCCTTTCCAGGCACCCGATGGTCTTGGATTTTCACCTTGATTCAAGCGCATCCGGATGGGGGGCGACCTTGGTGCGGCTTCGTCCGGAGTAA
- a CDS encoding YedE-related selenium metabolism membrane protein, giving the protein MGGKNLFATRWGIIGVGAFIGVLAPLLQKLGNPGNMGICVACFERDISGALGLHRAAVVQYLRPEIIGFVLGSLIAAYLFKEFRPRAGSAPVVRFFLGAFAMIGALVFLGCPWRTLLRLSAGDGNAILGLLGLIAGIWIGTRFLKAGYSLGRSERTPVAVGWLLPLLMLGLLALMFIYPQVQGQEKSGVLFYSVKGPGAMHAPLAVSLIVGLAVGFLAQRSRFCTMGAFRDLILFRQMHLFSGVLSFLFLAFITNFIFGQFHPGFANQPVAHTMHFWNFWGMVLAGLAFALAGGCPRRPGQPDCRQVCPPHSWNPGVGNH; this is encoded by the coding sequence ATCGGAGGGAAAAATCTGTTTGCGACGCGGTGGGGGATAATCGGTGTAGGCGCCTTCATCGGCGTACTCGCCCCGCTCCTTCAAAAACTGGGAAACCCGGGCAACATGGGGATCTGTGTGGCCTGTTTCGAGCGGGACATATCCGGGGCCTTGGGGCTCCACAGGGCTGCGGTGGTCCAGTACCTGCGGCCGGAAATCATCGGCTTTGTGCTGGGTTCACTCATCGCGGCATACCTTTTCAAGGAATTCCGTCCCAGGGCCGGCTCGGCACCTGTGGTCCGATTCTTTTTAGGGGCCTTTGCAATGATCGGGGCACTGGTCTTCCTCGGTTGTCCCTGGCGAACCCTCTTGAGGCTCTCGGCCGGAGACGGAAACGCCATCCTGGGGCTTCTAGGCCTGATCGCCGGAATCTGGATTGGTACCCGGTTTCTCAAGGCCGGATACAGTCTCGGGAGATCAGAGAGGACCCCCGTTGCGGTGGGCTGGCTTCTTCCCCTTTTGATGCTCGGGCTCCTGGCGCTCATGTTCATTTACCCCCAGGTACAGGGCCAGGAGAAAAGCGGCGTGCTTTTTTACAGCGTTAAGGGGCCCGGCGCCATGCATGCACCTTTGGCAGTCTCCCTCATCGTGGGGCTTGCCGTTGGGTTCTTGGCCCAGAGAAGCCGCTTCTGCACTATGGGGGCCTTCCGGGACCTGATCCTTTTCCGCCAGATGCACCTTTTCTCCGGGGTCCTCTCGTTTCTGTTCTTGGCCTTCATCACGAATTTCATTTTTGGCCAGTTTCATCCAGGCTTCGCCAATCAACCCGTGGCCCACACCATGCATTTTTGGAATTTCTGGGGAATGGTCTTGGCGGGCCTGGCCTTCGCCCTGGCGGGCGGGTGCCCTCGCCGCCCGGGCCAACCGGATTGCAGGCAGGTATGCCCGCCCCACTCCTGGAACCCAGGTGTCGGAAATCATTGA